The Neisseria sicca genome includes a window with the following:
- the lon gene encoding endopeptidase La yields the protein MPTKEKHFEEYSALATLPLRDVVVYPHMVLPLFVGRPKSIAALEAAMANDDPVFLLAQIDPNTEDPTASDLHRTGTVAQVLQVLKLPDGTVKVLVEGIRRGRVLTIEESGGLFLSHVEAVDEYADADNPDIEAIRRTLLTQFDQYAKLNKKIPAEIINTINGIDDNSRLVDTIAAHLQLKLEQRQQILETFGIIGRMEFLLAQLESELDIMQVEKRIRGRVKRQMEKSQREYYLNEQVKAIQKELGEEDERGELDALEAKIKEAGMTKEAEEKCLSELKKLKMMPPMSAESTVVRNYIDTLLELPWKKKSRVSKDIAKADLVLNADHYGLEKVKERILEYLAVQKRMDKLKGPILCLVGPPGVGKTSLGESIAKATGRQYVRMALGGVRDESEIRGHRRTYIGSMPGKILQNMAKAGVKNPLFLLDEIDKLGSDFRGDPASALLEVLDPEQNNKFADHYAEVDYDLSDVMFIATSNSLNIPTPLLDRMEIIRLSGYTEDEKINIAMQYLVPKQMKRNGVKEGELVVEESAVRDIIRYYTREAGVRSLDREIAKICRKVVMQITLNEDKKRSSGTKKTSKAKPKAVKVNEKNLHDYLGVRRFDYGVAESENRIGQVTGLAWTEVGGELLTVEAVALPGKGVIQCTGQLGDVMKESVSAAWSVVRSRAESVGLAPDFYEKKDIHVHVPEGATPKDGPSAGIAMTLAMVSAFTKIPVRADVAMTGEITLRGEVLPIGGLKEKLLAALRGGIKHVLIPKDNVKDLEEIPENVKTGLTIHPVKWIDEVLTLGLESQPTPWVAPLSTEETQVEAAKPKSRAKATKH from the coding sequence ATGCCGACAAAAGAAAAACATTTTGAGGAATACAGCGCACTGGCAACCCTGCCTTTACGCGATGTCGTCGTTTATCCGCATATGGTGTTGCCGCTGTTTGTAGGCCGCCCGAAATCCATTGCAGCATTGGAAGCGGCAATGGCGAATGACGATCCGGTGTTTTTGCTGGCGCAAATCGACCCGAACACCGAAGATCCGACGGCGTCCGATTTGCACCGTACGGGTACGGTCGCGCAGGTTTTGCAGGTGTTGAAGCTGCCTGATGGCACGGTGAAAGTGTTGGTCGAAGGTATCCGGCGCGGCAGAGTATTGACCATTGAAGAGAGCGGCGGGTTGTTCCTGTCCCATGTCGAAGCTGTCGATGAGTATGCGGATGCGGACAATCCCGATATCGAAGCGATTCGTCGCACGCTGCTTACCCAGTTTGACCAATACGCCAAGTTAAATAAAAAAATCCCTGCCGAAATCATCAATACCATCAACGGTATCGATGATAACAGCCGTTTGGTGGACACCATCGCTGCGCATTTGCAGTTGAAACTGGAGCAGCGCCAACAGATTTTGGAAACCTTTGGCATTATCGGCCGTATGGAGTTTCTGCTTGCACAGTTGGAATCCGAGCTGGACATCATGCAAGTTGAAAAACGCATCCGCGGCCGCGTCAAACGCCAGATGGAAAAATCCCAGCGCGAGTATTATCTGAACGAGCAAGTGAAAGCGATTCAGAAAGAATTGGGCGAAGAAGACGAACGTGGCGAACTGGATGCGTTGGAAGCAAAAATCAAAGAAGCAGGCATGACCAAAGAAGCTGAGGAAAAATGCCTGTCCGAATTGAAAAAGCTCAAAATGATGCCGCCTATGTCTGCGGAATCTACTGTCGTGCGCAACTACATCGATACTTTGCTCGAACTGCCTTGGAAGAAAAAATCCCGTGTCAGCAAAGACATTGCTAAAGCCGATTTGGTGTTGAACGCTGACCATTACGGCTTGGAAAAAGTCAAAGAGCGGATTTTGGAATACCTCGCCGTCCAAAAACGTATGGACAAGCTGAAAGGTCCGATTCTGTGTTTGGTTGGTCCTCCAGGTGTGGGTAAAACCTCATTGGGCGAGTCCATCGCCAAAGCAACAGGCCGCCAATATGTTCGCATGGCTTTAGGCGGCGTGCGCGACGAAAGCGAAATCCGCGGACACCGCCGCACCTATATCGGTTCTATGCCCGGCAAAATCCTACAAAACATGGCTAAAGCGGGCGTGAAGAATCCACTATTCCTGCTCGACGAAATCGACAAATTGGGCAGCGACTTCCGAGGCGATCCTGCCAGCGCGTTGCTTGAGGTGCTCGATCCTGAGCAAAACAACAAGTTTGCCGATCATTATGCGGAAGTGGATTATGACTTGAGCGATGTGATGTTTATCGCCACATCTAATAGTCTGAATATCCCGACCCCGTTGCTCGACCGCATGGAAATCATCCGTTTGTCCGGCTATACCGAAGACGAAAAAATCAATATCGCCATGCAGTATCTCGTGCCGAAACAAATGAAACGCAACGGCGTGAAAGAAGGCGAATTGGTGGTCGAAGAAAGCGCGGTGCGCGATATTATCCGTTATTACACCCGTGAAGCCGGTGTGCGTTCGCTCGATCGCGAGATTGCCAAAATCTGTCGTAAGGTGGTGATGCAGATTACCTTGAACGAAGATAAGAAGAGGTCGTCTGGAACCAAGAAAACCAGCAAAGCCAAGCCTAAGGCGGTTAAAGTCAATGAGAAAAACCTGCATGACTATTTGGGCGTGCGCCGTTTCGATTACGGCGTTGCCGAAAGTGAAAACCGCATCGGACAGGTTACCGGTTTGGCGTGGACGGAAGTCGGCGGCGAATTGCTGACCGTCGAGGCTGTGGCATTGCCAGGTAAAGGCGTGATTCAGTGTACCGGCCAGTTGGGCGATGTGATGAAGGAATCTGTCTCCGCAGCATGGTCTGTTGTCCGTTCCCGTGCAGAATCAGTGGGTTTGGCTCCTGATTTTTACGAGAAAAAAGACATCCATGTTCACGTTCCCGAAGGTGCGACGCCGAAAGATGGTCCGAGCGCAGGTATCGCCATGACCTTGGCGATGGTGTCTGCCTTTACCAAAATTCCGGTGCGCGCCGATGTGGCGATGACGGGCGAAATCACTCTGCGCGGCGAAGTCTTGCCAATCGGCGGATTGAAGGAAAAACTGTTGGCAGCCCTGCGCGGCGGTATCAAGCATGTCCTGATTCCGAAAGACAACGTCAAAGACTTGGAAGAAATCCCTGAAAATGTGAAAACCGGTCTGACCATCCATCCGGTCAAATGGATAGATGAAGTCCTCACTTTGGGCTTGGAAAGTCAGCCGACACCTTGGGTTGCGCCTTTAAGTACCGAAGAAACGCAAGTTGAAGCCGCAAAGCCTAAGTCAAGGGCAAAAGCGACCAAACACTGA
- a CDS encoding HP0495 family protein, which produces MTDQTSLIEFPCQFPIKVMGNAHPEFEKNILETVRQHAPDTEPHHITTRQSSKGNYTGATIKVNVESKEQLDKIYRALTDHEMVKVVY; this is translated from the coding sequence ATGACCGACCAAACCTCACTAATCGAATTCCCCTGCCAATTCCCCATCAAAGTCATGGGCAACGCGCATCCCGAATTTGAAAAAAACATCTTGGAAACCGTCCGCCAACACGCGCCCGATACTGAACCTCACCACATCACCACCCGCCAGAGCAGCAAGGGCAACTATACCGGCGCGACTATCAAAGTAAACGTCGAAAGCAAAGAGCAATTAGACAAAATCTACCGCGCCCTGACCGATCACGAAATGGTGAAAGTAGTGTACTGA
- the lipB gene encoding lipoyl(octanoyl) transferase LipB, translating into MKIVHKGMVEYQPTFEAMKVFNAARDEHTEDELWVVEHPPVFTQGLAGKPEHLLIRDDIPVVQIDRGGQITYHGPGQLVIYTMINFKRRKTSVRNIVSALENSIIATLAEYGIEAAADPKRPGVYVGERKIASLGLRIKDGSVYHGLALNVNMDLSPFTHINPCGYAGMEMTQIADFVQPCPTLDEVAQKLTAHLETQLTPKANN; encoded by the coding sequence ATGAAAATCGTGCATAAAGGCATGGTCGAGTACCAGCCGACTTTCGAAGCCATGAAAGTGTTCAACGCAGCCCGCGACGAACATACCGAAGACGAATTATGGGTGGTTGAGCATCCGCCCGTCTTCACGCAAGGCTTGGCGGGCAAACCGGAGCATCTCCTGATTCGCGACGACATACCCGTCGTCCAAATTGACCGAGGCGGACAAATCACCTACCACGGTCCCGGCCAGTTGGTCATCTACACCATGATCAACTTCAAACGCCGCAAAACCAGCGTCCGCAACATCGTTTCCGCACTTGAAAACAGCATCATCGCCACGTTGGCGGAATACGGCATCGAAGCGGCGGCAGACCCGAAACGTCCCGGCGTTTATGTCGGCGAGCGTAAAATCGCCTCACTCGGCTTGCGTATCAAAGACGGTTCCGTCTATCACGGTCTGGCATTAAACGTAAACATGGACTTAAGCCCGTTTACCCACATCAATCCCTGCGGCTATGCCGGCATGGAAATGACGCAAATCGCGGATTTTGTCCAACCCTGCCCCACCTTGGACGAGGTTGCACAAAAACTGACCGCACACCTCGAGACACAACTCACACCGAAAGCGAACAATTAA
- the lipA gene encoding lipoyl synthase — MSEIKVDDPKRGVKLKGADKTARIPIKVVPLQEKLKKPEWIRAKLPSRKFFEIKDILREQKMHTVCEEASCPNIGECFSKGTATFMIMGDICTRRCPFCDVGHGRPNMLDPDEPKNLAESVKAMNLRYVVITSVDRDDLRDGGAQHFADCIKAIRETSPNTKIEILVPDFRGRLDIALKILAETPPDVMNHNLETHPSLYKKARPGANYQHSLDLLRRYKEMMPHIPTKSGIMVGLGETDEDVREIMRDMRAHNIEMITIGQYLQPSDGHLPVLRYVTPDQFKIFEKEAYELGFTNAAIGAMVRSSYHADEQAAEALRESHGGGCGHH, encoded by the coding sequence ATGAGCGAAATCAAAGTTGACGATCCCAAACGCGGCGTCAAACTCAAAGGCGCGGACAAAACCGCCCGCATCCCTATCAAAGTCGTCCCCCTTCAGGAAAAACTGAAAAAGCCCGAATGGATACGTGCCAAACTGCCGTCACGCAAATTCTTTGAAATCAAAGACATTTTGCGTGAGCAAAAAATGCACACCGTTTGTGAAGAAGCCTCCTGCCCGAATATCGGCGAATGTTTCAGCAAAGGCACAGCAACCTTCATGATTATGGGCGACATTTGTACCCGCCGCTGCCCGTTCTGCGACGTGGGACACGGCCGCCCGAATATGCTTGACCCCGACGAACCGAAAAACCTCGCAGAATCCGTCAAGGCTATGAACCTGCGTTACGTCGTCATCACCTCCGTTGACCGCGACGACCTGCGCGACGGCGGCGCACAGCATTTCGCCGACTGCATCAAAGCCATCCGCGAAACCAGTCCGAACACCAAAATCGAAATTCTCGTTCCCGACTTCCGCGGCCGCTTGGACATCGCACTGAAAATCCTTGCCGAAACCCCGCCCGACGTGATGAACCACAATTTGGAAACCCATCCGAGCCTGTATAAAAAAGCCCGTCCGGGTGCCAACTATCAGCACTCCCTCGACCTGTTGCGCCGCTACAAAGAAATGATGCCGCACATCCCGACCAAATCCGGCATCATGGTCGGCTTGGGCGAAACAGACGAAGACGTGCGCGAAATCATGCGCGATATGCGGGCGCACAATATCGAGATGATTACCATCGGCCAGTACCTCCAGCCTTCAGACGGACACTTGCCTGTCTTGCGCTATGTCACGCCCGACCAGTTCAAAATCTTTGAAAAAGAAGCATACGAACTGGGCTTCACCAACGCCGCCATCGGCGCCATGGTCCGCTCAAGCTACCATGCCGACGAGCAGGCTGCCGAAGCATTGCGCGAAAGTCATGGCGGCGGTTGCGGTCATCATTAA
- the typA gene encoding translational GTPase TypA → MKQIRNIAIIAHVDHGKTTLVDQLLRQSGTFRSNQQVEERVMDSNDLEKERGITILAKNTAIEYEGYHINIVDTPGHADFGGEVERVLGMVDCVVLLVDAQEGPMPQTRFVTKKALALGLKPIVVINKIDKPSARPSWVIDQTFELFDNLGATDEQLDFPIVYASGLSGFAKLEETDESSDMRPLFETILKHTPAPSGSADETLQLQISQLDYDNYTGRLGIGRILNGRIKPGQVVAVMNHDQQIAQGRINQLLGFKGLERVPLEEAEAGDIVIISGIEDIGIGVTITDKDNPKGLPMLSVDEPTLTMDFMVNTSPLAGTEGKFVTSRQIRDRLQKELLTNVALRVEDTADADVFRVSGRGELHLTILLENMRREGFELAVGKPRVVYRDIDGQKCEPYENLTVDVPDDNQGAVMEELGRRRGELTNMESDGNGRTRLEYHIPARGLIGFQGEFMTLTRGVGLMSHVFDDYAPVKPDMPGRHNGVLVSQEQGEAVAYALWNLEDRGRMFVSPNDKIYEGMIIGIHSRDNDLVVNPLKGKKLTNIRASGTDEAVRLTTPIKLTLEGAVEFIDDDELVEITPQSIRLRKRYLSELERRRHFKKLD, encoded by the coding sequence ATGAAACAAATCCGCAATATTGCCATCATCGCCCACGTCGACCATGGCAAAACCACATTAGTTGACCAATTGCTGCGTCAGTCCGGTACATTCCGTTCCAACCAGCAAGTCGAAGAACGTGTCATGGACAGCAACGATCTTGAAAAAGAACGCGGCATTACCATTCTTGCTAAAAATACCGCCATCGAATACGAAGGCTACCACATCAACATCGTAGATACCCCGGGACACGCCGATTTTGGTGGCGAAGTGGAACGTGTATTGGGCATGGTTGACTGCGTCGTACTGTTGGTTGACGCACAAGAAGGCCCTATGCCGCAAACCCGTTTCGTGACCAAAAAAGCCTTGGCTTTGGGTCTGAAACCTATCGTTGTTATCAACAAAATCGACAAACCGTCTGCCCGTCCAAGCTGGGTTATCGACCAAACATTCGAATTGTTCGACAACTTAGGTGCAACAGACGAACAATTGGACTTCCCTATCGTCTATGCTTCCGGCCTGTCCGGCTTTGCCAAATTGGAAGAAACCGACGAGAGCAGCGACATGCGCCCTCTGTTCGAGACCATTTTGAAACACACACCTGCACCAAGCGGCAGCGCGGACGAAACGCTGCAACTGCAAATTTCCCAACTGGACTACGACAACTACACCGGTCGCCTCGGTATCGGCCGCATCCTGAACGGCCGCATCAAACCCGGCCAAGTCGTTGCTGTGATGAATCACGATCAGCAAATCGCCCAAGGCCGCATCAACCAGCTTTTGGGTTTCAAAGGTTTGGAACGCGTACCGCTTGAAGAAGCCGAAGCCGGCGACATCGTGATTATTTCCGGCATTGAAGACATCGGTATCGGTGTAACCATTACCGACAAAGACAATCCCAAAGGCTTGCCGATGTTGAGCGTAGACGAACCGACGCTGACGATGGACTTTATGGTCAACACTTCCCCTCTGGCCGGTACTGAAGGCAAATTCGTAACTTCCCGCCAAATCCGCGACCGCCTGCAAAAAGAATTGCTGACCAACGTTGCCCTGCGTGTTGAAGATACAGCCGATGCCGACGTCTTCCGCGTTTCCGGCCGCGGCGAATTGCACTTAACCATTTTGTTGGAAAACATGCGCCGCGAAGGTTTTGAACTGGCAGTCGGCAAGCCGCGCGTCGTGTACCGCGACATCGACGGTCAAAAATGCGAACCTTATGAAAACCTGACTGTGGACGTGCCCGACGACAACCAAGGCGCGGTAATGGAAGAACTCGGCCGCCGCCGTGGCGAACTGACCAATATGGAAAGCGACGGCAACGGCCGTACCCGCCTCGAATACCATATTCCCGCGCGCGGTTTGATCGGTTTCCAAGGCGAATTCATGACCCTGACGCGCGGTGTCGGCCTGATGAGCCACGTATTCGACGACTACGCGCCAGTGAAACCCGATATGCCCGGCCGCCACAACGGCGTACTGGTTTCCCAAGAGCAAGGCGAAGCCGTCGCTTATGCCTTATGGAATCTGGAAGACCGCGGCCGTATGTTCGTGTCGCCCAACGACAAAATCTACGAAGGCATGATTATCGGTATTCACAGCCGCGACAACGATTTGGTGGTCAACCCGCTCAAAGGTAAAAAACTCACCAACATCCGCGCCAGCGGTACCGACGAAGCCGTACGCCTGACCACGCCGATCAAGCTGACGCTGGAAGGCGCGGTCGAGTTTATCGACGATGACGAACTCGTTGAAATCACGCCGCAATCCATTCGCCTGCGCAAACGTTATCTGAGTGAACTGGAACGCCGCCGCCATTTTAAAAAGCTGGATTGA
- the bfr gene encoding bacterioferritin: MQGNQAVIDYMNELLSGELAARDQYFIHSRLYSEWGYTKLFERLNHEMEEETTHAEDFIRRILMLGGTPKMTRAELNIGTDVVSCLKADLNTEYEVRDALKKGIKLCEEAQDYVTRDLMIAQLKDTEEDHAHWLEQQLRLIELVGEGNYYQSQL, translated from the coding sequence ATGCAAGGCAACCAAGCAGTTATTGATTACATGAACGAATTATTGTCTGGCGAGTTGGCTGCTCGCGACCAATATTTTATCCACTCTCGCCTGTACTCTGAATGGGGTTACACCAAACTGTTCGAACGTTTGAACCACGAGATGGAAGAAGAAACCACTCACGCCGAAGACTTCATCCGTCGTATCCTGATGTTGGGCGGTACTCCTAAAATGACCCGTGCCGAACTGAACATCGGTACCGACGTGGTTTCCTGCCTGAAAGCGGACTTGAACACCGAATACGAAGTGCGCGATGCATTGAAAAAAGGCATCAAACTGTGCGAAGAAGCACAAGACTACGTTACCCGTGATTTGATGATTGCCCAGTTGAAAGACACTGAAGAAGATCACGCGCACTGGCTGGAACAACAACTGCGCCTGATCGAACTCGTCGGCGAAGGCAACTACTACCAAAGCCAACTGTAA